The stretch of DNA CCTGCTCCGCGATACAGCGGCACAGCACCGAGCTGGGCAGGGTCCAGGCCTGAAAAGCNGTGTCCCTCACCAAAGAACTTGGTCCGTGCCAGCAACTGCAGTGTTGGGTGCGTGAACATGAAGACCACGATGAGGTCGGCCACGGCGGTCAAGCCCAGGGTGAACGCGAAGCCCTTCACACTGCCAACGGAGACAAAGTACAGCACCAAGGACGCCAGAATGTTCACGGCCTTGGAAGCCAGGATGGTCCGTTTGGCACGTGACCAGCCGTTTTCGACGGCGGCAATCAAGCCACGCCCGTCGCGCAATTCATCTCTGACTCGCTCAAAGTAGACAATAAATGAGTCAGCAGTTTGGCCAATGGCCACGATAATACCCGCCACACCAGCCAGAGACAGGCGATAGTTTTCCGTCCAACCCAACAAGATAATGGCCAGGTACGTCAGGAGGCCAGCGATGACCAGGGAAAAGATGGTCACAAGACCCAGCGCACGGTATTGGAACAGCGAATAGATGACAACAAGGCCAAGCCCGATCAGGCCGGCCAGAATTCCCATTTCCAACTGTTGCAGACCCAGGGTTGCTGAAATTTGGATTTCACTTTGGATCTCAAAGCTGATGGGCAGTGAACCGAACTTCAACTGGTCAGCCAACGCCTTGGCACTGGCTTCGGTGAAGTTGCCCGTAATGGAGGACTGGCCGTCGGTGATGGCTGCCTGGGACCTGGGTGCCGAGACAACGCTGTCATCTAGGACAATAGCGAACTGGGACTGTGGGTCATTAGGGTTGGCCAGGTATTTAGCGTGTAGACGCTGGGTGACTTCCTTGAATGCCGTGGCACCCTCGGGCTTGGTGAGTGTGAGCTGGACTGACCACTCATTGGTGGTGGCACCCTGTGCGCCGGCCTGCAGGCCGTAGCTGGCAGTCTTAATCCATTTACCGGGGATTTCCACCGGGCCAAGGATGTACTTGACACCAGAATCGGGCTCACAGCTGACCAGCGGTTTGGCTGGATCAGACGTCGTAGGCCGCTCGGTCAGCGGTTTGATGCAGCTGGTGGCCTCGAAGTCCTTCATCACGGCAGCGTCAACCCAGTTCGGGTCGCTGGCATTCAGCGNGGCTGCGGTCGGCACTGGAAGCTTGTCGGCAGGGGTGCGTTCTGCTTCAGGAACAGCGCCACTAGGGCCCTGGGTGGCCACAATGACGGGGCGGAAGTTCATGTTAGCCGAGGCCTTGATGAGATTGCGCTCTTCGTCCGTGGGCTTGCCGGGCATGCTCACAACAACGTTATTGCCACCCTCGGTGGAGATCTGGGCTTCAGAAACACCCGAACCGTCTACACGCTGGCGGATGATGGACACGGCCTGATCCAGTTGTTCGGTACTGATTTTGCCAGCGCCATCAACCTTCGGCGCTAGGATCATCTGGGTGCCACCTTCGAGGTCAAGACCAAGTTTTGGCGCCCATGTGGCGGCACCAGCGAGAACGCCACCGCCTACTGCCAAGGTGCATGCAATGATGATCGCCGCAAGCCACAGAAGAGTTCTGCGTGCTGTGGACGTCGGACCGGTTCGTGCCATCAAGGGATCCTTCTATTGATCATGGGAATCATCCGCGCGCCGCGCAGCAATGAACATGGCAATGCTGCTGCATCTGGTAGTACGTAGACGCAGCAGCTGCCAGCCCGAAATAAGGCTAGTTGTCTTTGTTGTTTTCGTNTTTCAGGCGATCAAGGGATTCCTCCACGGACTCCACAGGTTCGTTCCGCTTATCAAGGTTCAGAGTTAGCGATGAAGCGTCGTTGGGCACAATGGCGTCAACAGTTTCACCGTCTTCGGGCTCGATGATCTTCGCGACAGTCTGGCTGTGCACGGTAGCGGTGTTTCCTGGGGAGATTTCCAAGAGAATCTTGTTCTCTTGCTCATCGATGGCCAGAACCTTACCGAAGAGCCCAAAGTTGGTCATCATTTCCACGCCAGGGGCCAGCTTTGAACGCTTTTCCGCTGCAGCAGCTTTAGTCTTCCTCTGTTTGCGGATCATCATGATGATCAGCAGGCCAAACATGGCGAACAAGAGCAGGCTCATCGGGTCCATGAAAACTCCCTGAGGGTGAGGTTGTTGACCAAAACACTACTGAAGAACACGGCTTAATTTCCATTCTTTTGGGTACACAGTGGAGCCAGCTCGCTGCGAACGTGCCGGACGTCATATCAGTCTAGAGGGTAAAGCTGGACGTGGGATGATAATCCCCACAACCGCCCAGAATTACACAGATTGCCTGAAAAGCTGGGCTAACTCAATGATCTTGGCTGTGGATTTGTGCCCTAGAGCTGAATCCACTAGCACTGCGAGGCGCCCGTGCGCGGCACTTAGTCGTCGCGATCATCCCCGTCAAGGGGAAGCATGGCAGCTGCCACAGCGTTTCCTGGCATCTTCAGCCCCAAGTGTTCCCACGCTGCAGGCATGGCTATGCGACCCCNGGGAGTCCTTCCCAACAGCCCCTCGCGCACCAGGAAGGGCTCAGCCACGGTTTCCACAGTTTCCGGCTCTTCCCNCACCGCGATAGCAAGGGTAGATAGCCNCACGGGTCCACCGTTGAACTTGTTCACGAGCGCCTCAAGCACCGAGCGGTCGAGCCGGTCCAAACCTTTGACATCCACTTCATACATGTCCAGTGCAGCAGAGGCTGTGCGTGCATCAATATTCTCAATGCCATGTACCAAGGCCCAGTCGCGCACGCGGCGCAGTAGTCTATTGGCGATCCTAGGTGTTCCCCGGGNGCGGCCGGCAATTTCAGCGAACCCTGCACTTGTCAGTTTCAGATCGAGCATGCCTGCTGAACGGCGCAATACTAGCTCCAGCTCCGCCACCGAATAAAATTCCAGGTGACCGGTAAAGCCAAAACGGTCGCGCAACGGACCCGGCAGAAGCCCTGCGCGGGTTGTGGCCCCTACCAGAGTGAAGGAGGGCAACTCCAGGGGAATAGCAGTGGCTCCTGCACCCTTGCCCACAATGATGTCAACCCGGAAATCTTCCATGGCCATGTACAGCATCTCTTCAGCGGGCCGAGACATGCGGTGAATTTCATCCAGGAACAAGACCTCCCCTTCAGAGAGTGAGGAGAGAATGGCCGCAAGGTCCCNCGCATGCTGGATGGCAGGACCAGAGCTGATCCGCAGCGGTGCGTTCATTTCAGCGGCAACGATCATCGCCAACGTTGTTTTACCTAGACCGGNGGGCCCGGACATGAGCACATGATCGGCACTGCGGCCACGGATCTTTGATGCCGCAAGGACCAAAGCTAGCTGCTTACGTACCCGTTCCTGGCCAACAAAGTCGTCAAGATTTTTCGGCCGCAGGGCCGCTTCCAGTTCCCGTTCTTCGGGCTCCGGGGCAGGGGCAGCTAATTCACTAGCTGGCCCACGTC from Arthrobacter polaris encodes:
- the secD gene encoding protein translocase subunit SecD, yielding MARTGPTSTARRTLLWLAAIIIACTLAVGGGVLAGAATWAPKLGLDLEGGTQMILAPKVDGAGKISTEQLDQAVSIIRQRVDGSGVSEAQISTEGGNNVVVSMPGKPTDEERNLIKASANMNFRPVIVATQGPSGAVPEAERTPADKLPVPTAAXLNASDPNWVDAAVMKDFEATSCIKPLTERPTTSDPAKPLVSCEPDSGVKYILGPVEIPGKWIKTASYGLQAGAQGATTNEWSVQLTLTKPEGATAFKEVTQRLHAKYLANPNDPQSQFAIVLDDSVVSAPRSQAAITDGQSSITGNFTEASAKALADQLKFGSLPISFEIQSEIQISATLGLQQLEMGILAGLIGLGLVVIYSLFQYRALGLVTIFSLVIAGLLTYLAIILLGWTENYRLSLAGVAGIIVAIGQTADSFIVYFERVRDELRDGRGLIAAVENGWSRAKRTILASKAVNILASLVLYFVSVGSVKGFAFTLGLTAVADLIVVFMFTHPTLQLLARTKFFGEGHXFSGLDPAQLGAVPLYRGAGRFRTXQESLEVAKGKNAKAAGEAERRQTIAERRLAAKEHQMVGSNGARPTESGSSDDSKENK
- the yajC gene encoding preprotein translocase subunit YajC, which produces MDPMSLLLFAMFGLLIIMMIRKQRKTKAAAAEKRSKLAPGVEMMTNFGLFGKVLAIDEQENKILLEISPGNTATVHSQTVAKIIEPEDGETVDAIVPNDASSLTLNLDKRNEPVESVEESLDRLKXENNKDN
- the ruvB gene encoding Holliday junction branch migration DNA helicase RuvB translates to MGGASAPAGRGPASELAAPAPEPEERELEAALRPKNLDDFVGQERVRKQLALVLAASKIRGRSADHVLMSGPXGLGKTTLAMIVAAEMNAPLRISSGPAIQHAXDLAAILSSLSEGEVLFLDEIHRMSRPAEEMLYMAMEDFRVDIIVGKGAGATAIPLELPSFTLVGATTRAGLLPGPLRDRFGFTGHLEFYSVAELELVLRRSAGMLDLKLTSAGFAEIAGRXRGTPRIANRLLRRVRDWALVHGIENIDARTASAALDMYEVDVKGLDRLDRSVLEALVNKFNGGPVXLSTLAIAVXEEPETVETVAEPFLVREGLLGRTPXGRIAMPAAWEHLGLKMPGNAVAAAMLPLDGDDRDD